GTTGTCATTTCATAAATCTCACCAGGAATGCTAATTCCCCCTGTTTGGGTAGCATAAATAGCAGGATGCCAGCCGTCTTCCGCTGCATGAAGACGATATTGAGGAAGGGTTTTAGTCGTCTTGATAAACTTTGCCGATTGGAGATTTTGATGGTCTGGTTGTCCTTTTAAAGCTGAACCACAGATAAAAACTCGCTTGATACCTGATGCTGTTGTCATGATCTTATTTAAATGGATGTAATTTCTGGGTTGTTGATCGCCTCTAATTCACGCACTACCCTGGCTTTGCTGGCAATTAAATGTTCTTTAATAGTTGCTTGGGCTAAATCTGAGTTCTTTTCGGCGATCGCATTATAAACTTGTCTATGTTCTAAGCGAATTTCTAAAACTTGAGGATTGTGTTTGGTAGTTTGCACTCTTAAAAGTGACATTTGATCAAAAACCTGTTCCAGCAAGGTTAGCAGCCATTTATTACCCGAACTTTCGGCGATGAGATGATGAAATTGATAATCTATTTCCAGAAGTTTCAAGCTATCAGATTTACTAGACGGATGTGCTAACTTTTCTGCCAACAGCACATATTTTTCAAGCTGCTTTAGCTGCTTTGGGCTAATTTGCTCGCAAGCACTCACAATGGCAGGTTGTTCTAAAGCTAGACGACAATCATAAAGCTGAACTGCGTCTTGAACAGAAAGGGTAGTAACTCTTAAGCCACCTGTAGAATTAGCTACTATTAATTTTTCCTGCTGCAATTGACCAATTGCTTCGCGAATAGGAGTACGGCTAACCTGTAATTGTTTGGCTAACGTTGTTTCAACTATTCGTTCTCCTGAAGCCAAATCTCCTTTGAGGATAATTTGTCTCAGGGCTTGATATACTTGCTGCCGTAAGGACTGGTTTTTTTCAATAGCAATCATAGTTTGAGTTTTAACTCATGAGAGACTACTAATTATTTCGATGAATTACAAAATACAAGTATACAGTATACGATATTAAACTATAAATTTATGGCTTGAAATTACGAAAAATAGCTTTTTTGTTTTGATACAGACGCATAATATTATTTAATGAACGTACTATAAGAGTTTTGGCAGCAGCGACTATTTTAGGTTGGTTTTTGTCTTAAAATTAATTTTAATAAGATCTAAACATCAACCCGATTTTGATTATGGTAAAAACTGCTTCGACAATGCTAGCTCTAGGGACTGCTGCACCTGAGTTTGAGCTTCAGGATGTAGTGTCTGGTAAAACTGTTTCTTTAGCCGACTTTAGCGATCGCCAAGCTTTACTATTGATGTTTATTTGTCAGCATTGTCCTTTTGTTAAGCACGTACAGAATGAATTAGCGAGCATTGGTCAAGACTATGACCAGCAACCTTTAGGCATTGTAGCAATTAGTGCTAATGATGTAGCAAATTATCCTCAAGATGCTCCTGAAAAGTTAAAGCAAATGGCGCAAGAATTAAACTTCAACTTTCCTGTTTGCTACGACGAAAGCCAAGAGGTAAGTAAAGTTTATACTGCTGCCTGTACTCCTGACTTCTTTTTATTTGATGCAGACGCTAAACTGGCATATCGTGGTCAATTAGATGATAGTCGCCCTAGCACAAATATTCCCGTTACAGGCAAGGATTTACGTCAGGCGATCGATGCCTTGCTACAGGGTAAGACGGTCGATTTTGAACAAAAACCCAGCATTGGCTGCAATATCAAATGGAAACCAGGTAACGAGCCAAAGTACTTTGGCTAGAATAAACCAGACATTTTACGTAGTTTATATAGTTATTTTGACTCTATCTTTGTAGCATTTTTGAAGTAATCTTGTGTTAAATAAATTACTTAAGTGTTTTCAAAAACTGAAAATCTATTTTCTAGCTATCTAAAGACTTAAAATCTATATGGAAGATACAGAAACTCAAAACACTTTGTTTGTTCCTTTTTTGGGTCAGTCTAACGCTCAGCAAATGAGCTATATTTACGATCCATATCAGCCAGGAATGATCGCTAATGATACCTCTGGAGCGATTATTTTAGATCGAAATTTGACAGCCTTGATTGAAGGCAATGTGGTGACTAGCGATACGAGAGAAACCAATTTTGCCGTGGGCGGAAGTAAGGTCGACGGCAATGGTTATTTTCAAGATGATAGTACGGTCTGGTGGTATCCAGATTGGGGTCAACCAGGGGGAGCTTTACGCCAGGCTGAACAAGGTTTACAAGACTGGTTATCTGTCCAAGGAGCGCAGCCAACAGACGAGATTGCCATTGTTTGGTCTCAAGGAGAATCTGACGTAGGAGATATTTTGGAAGGAGATCCTATTGCTAGAGAAAAATATAAACAGTCTACTTTGGCAGTTTTTGATAATTTGCGCAGTCAGCTAAATTATGCTGATGTTAAGTTTTATCTTGTGCCAACGGGACGTTTTCAGGCAGATGGAGCAACTAATGCCGGTCTTTCTCCTCTAAACATTGAAACAATCAATGGTGGGTTAAAAGTAGTCCGTGAAGTCCAAGAGGAAATAGCTACCCAACGAGATGATGTCTTATTGGCAACAGATTATTCAGATCTTAATATGGTCTACGAAGAAGGTACATTATATGGTGCAAGCTACGATCTCGACTATAGTGAATGGTCTACTGATTTTTGGCATTTAGGTCATGATGGACTAAAGATTAATGGCGATCGCCTGGCGCAATATATAGCCTTGGATCGGGGAGAAAACAACGTTATTAGCTTTACTGATTCTTTTGGGAATCCTGCCCAGTCTACCTCGCTTGCTCGTGCTGGACTATTAGATATCAACGTTTCAGGCAACCCCAGCCTGGGGGTTATTCAAGGAACAAATAATCCTGATGTGATAGTCGGCACTTTGGCAGCCGATGTAATTATCGGAGGAGAAGGGAATGACATAATTATGGCTAGTCAAGGAGTAGATACTTTGACAGGATCTGCGGGAAATGATGTTTTTTTCTTTGACCCTTTAATATATCCTGGGGTGGCTAATAACTCTGATACGATCGCTGATTTTGAACTTGGCAGCGATCGCCTGGACGTATCGGAGCTTTTAAAGCTTACTGGCAACCCGCTTGCTGATACTATTGCTACTCAATACATTACTGTTAATCCCCTCAGCGAAACTAGTTTGGAGATTAAGTTTGATGTTGATGCCATAGGAGAACAGTCTGCTGAAACTTTGGCTATCTTAGAAAACGTCAGTCCTGGGGAATTTATCGCCGAAATTGGCACTCAGTTAATTGTTACGCCAACTGAATTTTGAATACTAAAGGAAAAAATTTCTAAAATCTTGACGAGCGATCGCCAAATGTGATTTAATTGAAATTGAAGCTTTCATAATGGGAACATTAGCAGTCAAGCGTTGAAGTCACCACTCCCATTATAAAAAAATTTTAGCATAAAGCGCGATCGCCAAGCAAATTTAAAAATTCTAAATTTTTAGTAATTTTGTACTTAAAAAAGTTTAATACAACTTCTTTCTTCTTTCTAAAGATCGCGATTGTTGCTATAAGGACATAACTATACTTTGTTGGTTAGATTAACTTTAACCCCAAACTAATTCCTAAAGCGATCGCACTTAATAAATAACCAATTTTTGCTAAAGGGCTATTTGTTTTGCCAATGGGTATTTGCCACCAAAAGTAAGCAAAAAGCACAATCTCCCCAACTGTAATCGCTGCTGCTATGCTTACCGCTTCTTGTATGCCCCAGAATATACCACTGAGGGTAACTAGCAAGGCGGGAGTGATTATGGCAAGAATAGCCCCCTGGGTTTTTGCCTGAGGGTCTATTTTGGCAATCTCAACTGCTCCCAATTCGGTAATACCAATGGCGATCGCGGCAACAGTGGCGATCGCTATGTTGACTAAAGTTGGTTCTGTAGAGCGATCGACAAAGCTCAAACTCCATGTGGCTGCGGTACTTAAACCAAAAATTCCTAATGTACCGATAATAATTGGCTTAGACTGGGTATTTAATTGAGAGTCATTAACTGCTAAAATACTACTAGATGTGGACATTAAATGTGATAACGCATCTTGAGCAGTTAAAGCATTGGGAAAACGCTTGCTTACTTTGGCATTAGTCATTTTTGCTAACCACTGCCTAAACTGTCGCTCTAACTCTGGCAATAAAGATTTTAAGCTCAATTGATAAGGGTCATCTGCCGATGTAAAGTCGCGAATCTCGGTAATACTTTTGTCTGATATCAGACAAACAAGAGTAACTCCTAAGCTATAAAGATCCGAAGCCAGAGTTGGTTTAATAATTTGCTCAGGAGCAATAAATCCAGGAGTTCCCTTAAAAACGCTGCTACCAGATGCTTCAATGCTACCTAAGCAAGCAAATCCAAAGTCGATTAAATACACCTGTAGATTTTCAGACAGCAAAATATTTTCAGGCTTAAGATCGCGATGTATTACAGAAGGATTTTGTTGCTGTAAATAAACCAAAATTTCAAGAATTTTACCAGCAATTTGCTGGATTTCAAATAATGATAATTGCCTAAAATTGTCCAAATTAGAGGCTGAAATGTATTCTTGGACTAAGCAGAAACCATCATCTGTTTCTATACTGCCTAAATATTTAGGAATCCCAGGATAATCTAGTTTTTCTAATACTTTGATTTCCTGTTCATAAGCTTTATATCCTGACCAAGTTGAGCCAGTCGTTGCAAAGCAAAATTGCTTGATCACTACTGAGCGTTGATTATTTAGAGCAACTCCTTTCCAGGTTATGCGCCCTCCTTCACGATTGCGCCCTAATTCGGCGTTAATTTTATATCCGTAAGGTATCAAATTAGGATAATCATTCATTTTTAGTTTTTAATACCCATAGTTGCTAATAATCTTAGTAAATTTTTGACACCAAATTGAAATATCTTGAGTAAAATTATTTATAGTAATTATTAGCCTGAGAACTTTAGGCTAGAGTAGCAAAAATAAAATAACTCTTAATAATATAAATTAACAATAGTTTGAGTTATCTTAGTTTTTCATAACCAGTTCCAAGAAAATATAATGTTCAAAATAAGATCGAGTTTTGGCAAACTTAACTGTAATAAATAAGACATCTATATCCCTTAGATATGCTGTGTTTTTATGTTACTAAAATATACAAAAATAATAAAGCTATAAACTAGAAATACTTGCACTTGCGTTCAAAAAATTTTATTTATTTTTAATTTATAAGCAGCATTAATCTTAATAATCAGTCAACCAAATAAATCAGTGGTTGACTGCCAAGAAGTATCGGCAGCATATATATAATGTCAATTAAAACTATCTTATTAGTAGAAGATAATCCTGATGATCGCGAGTTAATGACCCTTGCTTTCTCTCAAGGAGAAATCCCCCACAATTTGGTTGTCGTGTCCAACGGAATTGAGGCTTTAAACTATTTATTAGGGAATAATTCTAATAATGAGCCATCTGCATCGTTAAACGAGGAAAATTTACCTTCCATGCCAGCCTTAATCATGCTGGATCTCAATTTACCAAAAATGGATGGAATTGAAGTTTTAAAGCGTATTCGCGCTCATCCACAGACAAAATTAATCCCAACAGTCATTTTAAGCTCTTCAAATGAGCGACAAGACCTCATAGACAGTTATATTAATGGTTGTAACAGTTATATTCAAAAACCGATACACTTTACACAACTACAAAATTTTGTTAGAGAAATAAGTACGTATTGGTTGACTGTTAATCAGTTACCACCTGTTTTTGGAGTCCCAAATGAGTAAACTTCTGCGAGTCTTAATTGTTGAAGATTCAGAAGATGATGCCGAACTACTAGCCATTGAACTTGAACGAGGTAATTATGAAATAACTTATCAAAGAGTTGACACCAAAGCGGATATGCAGGCTGCTTTACAAAAATCCCAATCTTGGGATATTGTGCTGGCTGATTATTCTATGCCTCAGTTTAGCGCGATCGCTGCTTTAGAACTATTAAAAGAATGTGATCTAGATCTACCCTTTGTCATTGTGTCAGGCAAGATTGGCGAAGATACGGCAGTAGCAGCCATGAAAGCAGGCGCTCACGACTATTTAATCAAAGGTAAGCTATCTCGCCTAATTCCTGCCGTTGAAAGAGAGTTAAGAGAAGCAATACTGAGAGAAGAATATCGCGCTGCTCAAAAAAGACTTAAGTATCTTGCCTTTTACGATAAGTTAACCGATTTACCCAACAGGACTTTATTTTTTGAACACCTCAGCCGTGAAATAACTCGTCAGCAAGAACAAAAACAAGCCGATAATCAAAGTTTGAGCGGGCATAGATCATCAAGTACTTTAGCTGTTTTATTATTGAGTATCGATCGCTTTCGGTGTATAAAACATAGCTTAGGTTACGAAATTAGTGAGCAGCTACTAATCTCGGTGGCTCGTCGCCTAGAGGAATATATTAGCGAAAATGATTTTAATCTTGTTGCCAAAATTGGTGAGGACGAATTTGCCTTACTAATTACAAATATTATCGATCCTCAGGATATTATAAATCGGGCAGAACATCTTTATCGTCAGCTTATTAAGCCCTTTCAAATCAAAAGCAGCCTAATCTGCTCTACAGTCAGTATTGGTATTGCTCTTAATCAAGATCGCAACCAAAATCCTGCCCAGCTTTTGCAGTCGGCTGATACAGCTATGCAGTATGCCAAAGTAAACTTTGTCAAAACTTCGGTCTTATTTAATGACAGAATGCAGAGTAAGGCAGTCGAAAAGCTGCGGTTAGAAAACGATTTACAAAAGGCGATCGAAAACAAGCAGCTATATCTTAACTATCAACCTATAGTTTCTTTAGATACAGGAAAAATTAGTTGTTTGGAAGCCTTAGTCAGGTGGAAACATAGTTCTCTTGGCTCAATTCCTCCAGACAAATTTATTCCTATTTGCGAAGAAACTGGTCAGATTATTGCTTTAGGTCAGTGGGTGCTTTCTGAAGCTTGTTGTCAATTGGTAGCTTGGCAAAAGTTATTTATTGCCGACTCATCTTTGACAATGAGTATTAATTTGTCCCGCATCCAAGTTTATCATCCTGAGTTGATTCCTCAAATAGACGGTCTTTTGGATTCATTGAATTTAAAGGGCGAAGATCTAAAGCTAGAAATTACCGAAAGTACCCTGATGGAAAACACCTCATCAGTAAGAAAAGTTTTAAAGCAGTTAAAAGAACGAGATATCAAAATATGTTTGGATGACTTTGGGACTGGTTATTCTTCTTTGAGCTATTTACGCTATTTACCTGTAGATACGGTAAAAATAGACCGCTCATTTATTGGAGCAGAGATCAATGGTACTAATTACGATATTATCAAGGCAATTATTAACCTAGCTCATAGTTTAGGTTTAGATGTTGTTGCCGAAGGTATTGAAACCAAAGCTCAACTAGAAATATTGCGAGGTTTAGGCTGTGAATATGGACAAGGATATTTCTTTGCTTATCCTCTCGATAGTAAAGATGTTTTAAACTTAGTGCAGCAATAATCAATTATCAATTATCAATTAATAAAAAGGTTATCTACGCCTGAGTTGACCGAGCTTTAGACTTTTTCATAGTGGCTAAAAGCTAAGAGCTAAGAGCTAAGAGCTAAAAGCTAGAAACCAGTTAGTTTGAACGGAAGATAATTTACATTAAGCGTTATTTATGAGCTATATTACGTAAACTTCGGGTTTGTTCGAGAATATCTTCAATATCTTCTTGAGATAGGCGTTCAACATAATTAATTTTGATTTCTTCTAGTAAGTCTATTAGTAAAAGCTCAATTTTGTTCATGCTTTGTTGTGCCTGTAGCTCACTAGAAACCGATTTACCGATGTTATCTACCAGAGTTTCTAGTAAACGGTCAAACTGTTCATCTTCTGCCAGTGCTGCTTGTAAGGTACTGCTAAAGGCGCTGTAGATTTGGGAGACTAGCTGATGACTGAGGGTAGTCATAGTGCGATCGCCTCCAGGAAGCATTTTGATGCCTTGGTATGCTGGGCTTTGTCTTAAAGCTTTATCGATGCTGTATTTTAGTAGAGTTTCTGCTTCTGGTTGAATGGCAGGTAATACGCGATCGGCAAAGACTTTTGCTAAGATCCTGATAATTTCTGCGGTTTCATTAGTGTCATTGATGTCAATGTAGGGGTTAGCTGTTTGTTGAGATAGCAATCTGCTAAGACCACCGTTACGAATTGAAGCTTGTGTTTGATTGATTAGGCGAATAATTACTACTTCTGTCACGTCTTCGGCTATGCCTGCTACTAATCCTTGGCTTAACTGTTTCTGAATAGAATTAAGGTTAATAATTTGTGCCTGACTTAAACGAACCGTAACGGGAATGACCCGCAGCCAACGCCAAAAGGGAAGCAGAAAAAATATATCATACCAACGCCAAAGCATAGCATCTAGCCAGCTTACACCCACTCGACGACGGCTAATAAACCAAGTGCGTCCCAAAAATTCTAGGGCAAAAAGTACCCCAAAAGGGAAATCAATCACGCCAAAATAATCTATATAGCCACCATTATCGCCAACAGCGCGATAGTAGTTAGTCGCCATTAAAGGTTTGATTTCGCTATCAAAAAAGTTTAGTTCCTCAGTGACTTTGCCCTGAAAATTATTGGGAGTCCAATATCGCCAAAATGCTGCCTTAGCTGAATTATCTCGGCTAGGAAGATGCGATCGCATTCTATTTTTAATCCGTTCTAAATTCCCTGTTTTGTTTGCCTCAGAAAAGGCATTGGTTTGAATAATTTCAATACTGCGACGACGGAGATCTCCGAAAAGATTTTTGACAACAGGAGAATCAACGCTATTGACAGCTAATTCTTTTCTTAACTGCTCTACCTTGGCTAAATACTCTTGGGTGTCTCGGTTAGAAATTATGCCCTTAATGGCATCATAGCGAGTAATAAATGCAGATATATTCGCAGGAATCAGATCTAACTTTATGCCATCGTATTTGATGTAAGCCGTCTTAATACCGCCCAATGTAACTTGACCAGATAGCCAAAAATCTCTTAAAGGAATATAGCTAAGATCGAAAGCCACAATGGTTATGTTAATTACAGCCACTAAAGCCATTAACCTCTCAAACCAGAGATTAGGTCGATATTTTCTAGTTCTTCTTTTAGGTAATCTAGTGACGATAGTCATTTCATTTAACATTGACCATCGATCATTGTTCATTGTTCATTGTTCATTACTCATTTCAAGTACGGCACTTAGGGTAATGTAATAATTTTCTTAGCTTTAAGCTTTTATAAAGCAAAGATTAAATAGCAAGCTATATTTTCATTTTTTGATAAATGTTCAATGCTCAATGCTCAATGTTTAAGACTCCCCGTAAAAAGATATCAGAAATCCCTTCAGCCATTTCCTGCATAGCTTGAGGTGATGAATCAGGGTCAAGAATTGTTTCTTCAGAAAAACCAGCGATCGCAAATATACCTAAAAATACCTTGGCAACTATTTTAGGATTCATCTGACGATAAATTCCCTTTTCCATCGCGGTTTCAAAAAAAGCTTCTGCCACATCGGTCATCTTGTCAATTACTTCTGCTTGAATACTCTCTCTTAATTCTGGATGATATTGAGCCTCAATGAAGCAAACTCGCATCAAATCGCTATTTTTACGCATATTCAGCATTCTACGACGCATCACTTGCGATACTGCTTTATAGCTACCCATTTCGCTAAGTTCCATTAGTAAATCTGTCAGAATGTCAACCCATCCCGCAGTAGCCACTTCAATTAAAATTGCTTTTTTGTTAGTAAAGTGACGAAACACAGTTCCCTCAGCTACTTGTGCTGACTTGGCTAAATCTTTAGTGGTTGTGCCATCATAGCCTTGACGAGCAAATAGTTTTAGTGCAGCCTGTAAAATTTTAGTGCGGGTGTCCTTCTCTGTAGCAGGAGTTTGACGCATCTTCCAGGTTTGCTGAGAAAAAACTGGCATAGTAATTGTGATTGATTAGTAACTGTGATGGGCTTAATAATATAGCAATATTGCAAATATCTAGTTTTAGCTTATATTTTCAGTGGAATTGCTTAATATTCCACAATAATTTTCTTTGATTGCAATCAAGCATTATTTACTAAATTCTTAACAGAGACAGTAAGCATTAAAATCCAAGTAAAATATAACCGCAGTAAGATTGTACATAGCTAAATTGAGACACTTTTGGGTATATTGGATGAAATTAAGCAGATTAAATCGATTTTTTGCCCATTTAGATTACTTTTGTAACTATATAAAAGGGCGATGGGTGAGTCTAATGGCGACTCGTATAAGCGTATGCTTAATCGCTTTATTGTTCTGGAATTTTGCGGGGATGTCTGCTTTGGCTGCACCCCAAGCAAGCAAATCAAGTGCTTCAATTAAGCCTTACCTGAATCGGGTAATAGAACAGATAACGGAATTTACCCTAGATAATGGTTTAAAGTTTATTGTCTTAGAAAACCACGAAGCTCCAGTTATTTCTTTTGTCACCTATGCTAATGTTGGTGGTGTTGATGAACCTGATGGTAAAACGGGAGTGGCTCACTTTTTAGAACATTTAGCATTTAAGGGTACTAAAAAGATTGGCACAACTAATTACGCTGCTGAAGCTGAAGAATTAAATAAGTTAGATCGTTTATTTGCCGACATCAAACAGGCACAAAAGTCGGGAAATAATGCTAAGTTAGCTAAACTCACAGATGAGTTTATCGTCACTCAGGAAAAAGCCAGTAAGTACGTCAAGCAAAATGAATATGGCGAAATTGTCGATACAGCAGGTGGAGTAGGCTTAAATGCAGCGACTTCGGCTGACAGTACCACTTATTTTTATAGTTTCCCTGCTAATAAGCTAGAACTATGGATGTCTTTAGAATCAGAAAGATTTTTAGATCCCGTATACCGAGAATTTTATAAAGAAAAGCAGGTAATTTTGGAGGAAAGACGGTTGCGCACTGATAATTCCCCCATCGGTAAGATGATCGAGGAATTTTTAGATACTGCCTTCACGATTCATCCTTATAAACGTCCCGTAATTGGCTATCAAGAGGACATCGAAAATTTGAGTAGAGAGGATGTTCAAAAGTTTTTCCAGGCTTACTATGTACCTAAAAATTTAACTATGGCGATCGCTGGAGATGTCGATCCTGTTAAAGTTAAAGAATTAGCTCAAACTTATTTTGGACGCTTCAAATCTAAGCCTCAACCAAATAAAGTAGCTAAAGTTGAACCTCCCCAAGAGCAAACCAGAGAAGTTACCGTTAATTTTCCTTCCCAGCCTTTGTATTTAGAAGGCTACCATATCCCCGCCTTAAATGATCCTGACTATATAGTGTATGAAGTTATTTCTGAACTACTTAGCAGTGGTAGAACTTCTCGTCTCTATAAGTCTTTGGTAGAAGAAAAACAGGTAGCTTTATCGGCACAAGGGTTTTTAATGGTTTTCCTGGAGATAAATATCCTAATTTAATGTTAGTCTATGCCTTAACTGCTCCAGGTACAAGCATTGAACAATTAGCAACTGCTTTGCAAGCCGAGATCGAACGTTTAAAAACAGAAGCGGTCAAACCTGCGGAGTTAGAACAGGTGAAAACTCAACTCAAGGCTGGTTTGTTGCGAACTCTTGATTCTAATATGGGAATGGCAAGTATATTGGCAGAATACGACGCTAAAACAGGTAGCTGGCGCAATATTTTTGATGAGCTAACCAAATTAGAACAAATCACTCCCCAAGATATTCAGCGAGTAGCTCAAACTACTTTCACAGCCGAGAATCGCACCATTGGACGTTTATTAGCCTCTAGTTAAATAGGTATACCGTCTTCATTGCCTTTTAGCTAACAGTCTAACGAGGCAATGAAGCTATCTCTTTCTTCAATCGCGATCGCCAATTAGTCAGGTTTTTAAACAAATAGCGATCGCAAAATACAATCAACCAATAACCAAGTTAATCAGGTTCTTATTTTTTGTCAGAAGTTTACTCTTTTAAGGATGAGCTTGTTTTAGCAGGGTTGTCTGGGGATTTGTAATTTAGCTTTAATTTATTGGCTAAAGCGTGATTTAATTTTTCAGATGCACCAGGGTATTGTGCTTCTATCTGTAGCAATTTGCTATAAATTTTTACTGCGCCGTCCCAATTATCAACTAATTCTAACTGTTGACCTAAGCAAAAATAGGACTCTGCATTGTTGGGGTTATTGCTAATTTCCAGCTTTAAAAAATCTATTGCCTCTTGATGTTTGCCCTGATTACTTAAAATTTCACTCAGGCGATAATAAGACTGAGAAAATAGAGGATTTAAGATGATCGCTTGATAATAAAAGCTTAGAGCCTGTTGTAATTGACCCTTATCTGCTAAGGCATTGGCCAAATGAAAGCGATCCATAGCTGTACCGATTTCTGGTTCAAGAGCCAAAGCCAACTGCATTTCTTGGATAAATTCTTGTTGCTTACCTATTTTAAATAAGGTTCTAGCTAGATTTAGATGAGCCTTAGAATACTGAGGATTAAGGTCTATAGCTTGACGATAACAGGCGATCGCATATTGCCACTTTCTTTTTCTGCCATACAGGTTTCCCAAATCAGTATGAACTTTGGGGGAGTTAGGTTGCAGCTTAGATTGCTTATAATAGCGTTCGATTGCCTTATCTAGCTGGGTTGTAGAAGTATTAGTTTTGGTTTCCTGATAATCATGCTTTAATTGTTTTGACCAACGGTCAGACCCGCTAAAGAGTTCAACAGTTCCTATAACGGGACGGGGTGGCTTATGAACTGCCGAACCTGCGTCGTCAGATAGCCCCTTGCAAACCCGCGCAACGGACTGTCTCGCAATGGGGGAAACCTCCACAACGCGCTGACTCGCAACGGACTCAGATGCGGACGAAGCGTCCTTTCTCACCGCGTCGTTGTACGGCGGAGTAATCTCTAACTCTTGCTGAGAAAGCTTTGGCTGACTTGGTTTTGGTTTCATAGCTGCTGGTAGTGCAGGTTGAGCCATGCTTAAGTCTAAAGCTTTTCGATAGTATAATGCTGACTGTTTCCATTGATTTTGCTGCTCTAATTTTTCAGCGAGGAGACAGTATGTTTCTACTGAGGGTTTTGCATCAAATAAAGCCTTATCGTCTAAATCTGAACTAGCTGCTTGAGAAACTGTTTCTAATTCTCTTGCTCGATAAAGATTTAACTGAGCTTTATCAGAGTTCCCCAACTGCTGCCAAACTTCAGCTAAGTTGCGATAGATGGTTGCACTAGGTCTAATGATGATAGCTTTTTGATAATGTTTGACTGCCTGGTGCCATTTTTCTTGCTGAGTATAAATATCGGCAATTCCAGCATAAACTTCAGCTAGATTAGGTTCTATCTCTACCGCCTTGGCATAGCATGACATCGCCTCCCCAGTTTTGCCCATTCTTTGTAAAGCATTGCCCCAAACTTTGTAAGCCTCTGCCATATTAGGCATAATTTGGACTGCTTGTTTACAAGCTAGTGCTGAACCTTCCCATTCCTGCTTTTCTGAATGTTCTAATGCTTTTTGGAGATAAACCTGCGCTGTTTCCCAGTCAATGTCCCTAGATTGCTGTGGATTAATGGT
This DNA window, taken from Pleurocapsa sp. FMAR1, encodes the following:
- a CDS encoding allophanate hydrolase-related protein: MTTASGIKRVFICGSALKGQPDHQNLQSAKFIKTTKTLPQYRLHAAEDGWHPAIYATQTGGISIPGEIYEMTTEQYEYLLANEPPHMYPDTVNLEEKETAIAMLYPQELIEKHNWPDISDLGGWAAYKQLSISNEQ
- a CDS encoding serine/threonine protein kinase — its product is MNDYPNLIPYGYKINAELGRNREGGRITWKGVALNNQRSVVIKQFCFATTGSTWSGYKAYEQEIKVLEKLDYPGIPKYLGSIETDDGFCLVQEYISASNLDNFRQLSLFEIQQIAGKILEILVYLQQQNPSVIHRDLKPENILLSENLQVYLIDFGFACLGSIEASGSSVFKGTPGFIAPEQIIKPTLASDLYSLGVTLVCLISDKSITEIRDFTSADDPYQLSLKSLLPELERQFRQWLAKMTNAKVSKRFPNALTAQDALSHLMSTSSSILAVNDSQLNTQSKPIIIGTLGIFGLSTAATWSLSFVDRSTEPTLVNIAIATVAAIAIGITELGAVEIAKIDPQAKTQGAILAIITPALLVTLSGIFWGIQEAVSIAAAITVGEIVLFAYFWWQIPIGKTNSPLAKIGYLLSAIALGISLGLKLI
- a CDS encoding thioredoxin family protein, with product MVKTASTMLALGTAAPEFELQDVVSGKTVSLADFSDRQALLLMFICQHCPFVKHVQNELASIGQDYDQQPLGIVAISANDVANYPQDAPEKLKQMAQELNFNFPVCYDESQEVSKVYTAACTPDFFLFDADAKLAYRGQLDDSRPSTNIPVTGKDLRQAIDALLQGKTVDFEQKPSIGCNIKWKPGNEPKYFG
- a CDS encoding M10 family metallopeptidase C-terminal domain-containing protein — protein: MEDTETQNTLFVPFLGQSNAQQMSYIYDPYQPGMIANDTSGAIILDRNLTALIEGNVVTSDTRETNFAVGGSKVDGNGYFQDDSTVWWYPDWGQPGGALRQAEQGLQDWLSVQGAQPTDEIAIVWSQGESDVGDILEGDPIAREKYKQSTLAVFDNLRSQLNYADVKFYLVPTGRFQADGATNAGLSPLNIETINGGLKVVREVQEEIATQRDDVLLATDYSDLNMVYEEGTLYGASYDLDYSEWSTDFWHLGHDGLKINGDRLAQYIALDRGENNVISFTDSFGNPAQSTSLARAGLLDINVSGNPSLGVIQGTNNPDVIVGTLAADVIIGGEGNDIIMASQGVDTLTGSAGNDVFFFDPLIYPGVANNSDTIADFELGSDRLDVSELLKLTGNPLADTIATQYITVNPLSETSLEIKFDVDAIGEQSAETLAILENVSPGEFIAEIGTQLIVTPTEF
- a CDS encoding response regulator, which encodes MSIKTILLVEDNPDDRELMTLAFSQGEIPHNLVVVSNGIEALNYLLGNNSNNEPSASLNEENLPSMPALIMLDLNLPKMDGIEVLKRIRAHPQTKLIPTVILSSSNERQDLIDSYINGCNSYIQKPIHFTQLQNFVREISTYWLTVNQLPPVFGVPNE
- a CDS encoding GntR family transcriptional regulator yields the protein MIAIEKNQSLRQQVYQALRQIILKGDLASGERIVETTLAKQLQVSRTPIREAIGQLQQEKLIVANSTGGLRVTTLSVQDAVQLYDCRLALEQPAIVSACEQISPKQLKQLEKYVLLAEKLAHPSSKSDSLKLLEIDYQFHHLIAESSGNKWLLTLLEQVFDQMSLLRVQTTKHNPQVLEIRLEHRQVYNAIAEKNSDLAQATIKEHLIASKARVVRELEAINNPEITSI